Part of the Propionimicrobium sp. PCR01-08-3 genome, CATCCGCTGCCTGACCCGACGGCCTGGACGCAGCAGAGACACGAATCTGACAACCAATAACACCAATAGCCGCGTTACCAATCGGGAAGCTGGATCATGGGATTCGATGCAAGTTATATCTGGGATTCATTCCCGGCATTGGTGAAGTATTTGCCGATAACGCTGCTACTCGCGGTTGTCTCGATGTTCTTCGCCGTGCTGATCGGCCTCGTGCTGGCCATCTGCCGATTCAACAAGATCCCGGTACTCAATCAGTTGGCCGCCGCATACATCTCGTTCTTCCGCGGCGTGCCGACCCTGGTCCAGCTTTTCCTCATCTACTTCGGGCTGCCACAGATCATTCCGGCGATGTCTTCTCTGGACGCGATGACCGCCGCGATCATGGGGCTGAGCCTCAAAGAGGCGTCCTATCTGGCGGAGATCTTCCGGGCGGCGTTGACCTCGGTAGATCGCGGTCAATATGAGG contains:
- a CDS encoding amino acid ABC transporter permease; translated protein: MGFDASYIWDSFPALVKYLPITLLLAVVSMFFAVLIGLVLAICRFNKIPVLNQLAAAYISFFRGVPTLVQLFLIYFGLPQIIPAMSSLDAMTAAIMGLSLKEASYLAEIFRAALTSVDRGQYEAGLSTRLKPRQIYQHYVLPQAAFNALPSTGNIFIGLIKETSIVFTLGITEMFASAQMVAANNFHYFETYLMAGLLYWAVIAIVGYLLELLEKSIGRPYQR